The Enoplosus armatus isolate fEnoArm2 chromosome 5, fEnoArm2.hap1, whole genome shotgun sequence genome contains the following window.
GGTGACCAGACTTCCTGTTTAAAAACATGGTAACTGCTCAGTGCTGCCACAGGTGGCAACTCAAGCACCATGACAACAGTAAACATTTCCTGAACATGACAGAGAAACAGGTAAGGCCTCGACCATGGCCCCATTGTCCCTTGTGAGTCATTATGGTACTACTCTCTGGGATTCTTAACCACATGAACTAAGGTCAGCTACAACAGTGTCTTCTTTTAAAAGCAGACTAAAAacatatctttttgttttgccagctTTAAGTTAAAATTTTTAGTTTAAAGTGTGTGGTTAATGGGCAAAACTTTTATTTTCGaatctgtattattattattccctttttaataataataataataacaataataccgTCTTGTGTTATTGCCATTTTATTGTAATATCTTCTTATCTTATATGGTTTTGTCATGCatgatttttgctttttattttgaagaacaTTCAACGCCTGTCGTATGAAAtgtgccatataaataaacatgacttTGACTTTGGTTGACTAAAAATGGTTATTGAATAGGAGTGAAACTCAACATAAACATGTGATTTACAATGATAGCAAGGAGAGCAACAAAATAGCAGATTACCTGGCCACATGTTGGGTTTGTAATCTCCCTGACGCTGAAGAAGAGCGAACCTTTTTCCTCAATGGCATCCTTGGTGGATGGTGTATCTTAAAAGTCGATGTGATGTAAAAAGCAGACTTTAGTGCAGCACATTTCCTCAGACCTCAAAACAGATGTTAATCAGACAGATCTCACATTAGTCCACCCGACACTCACTCTAACATTACACCTGCGCAGGGCAGGTGGCCCCATGGTAACTAAGAAACCAAGAGTGACAACTGAGACTACAAAACTGAAGACAAGACACACTGCACTTACGGAGAGAGAAACAGCCATGTTAACTCTAACTAACAATATATTGCACTGTTTACATTGTACTTTAATCAGTTAACTATTGTAGTAATTTTCAGGTAATCGTGGTTCAGTTAATCTCATTAGTATTgatgcatttttacactttcattGCAACTCCCAAGAGAATgaatatattaaacaaaaagaTAATTCATATTCCTTTTTAGAAAGACTTGGAAAACAGTATTTTGCTATGCAAAACAGAataatgattaatcaaaaagTGATATTCTGTGCAGATAGAACCCATCAAATCAatgcaacttttattttatttatgggGGCGATAAAACATGAAGGCAGACAAATATCTTTTCATCAGGCAGAGATGTTTAATTATCACATCACACAAGTtccacacaaaaacatctgtaAGACATTTACACtgtttcatattatatattcatattatatgatttattacatttttcccCCTACCATGAAAAAgaatgacataaaaacacaaaatacaaacacagattaACAAACTACTAACATAAGCAAGTTTCAGTGAGGTCCCGGCCAACTTGATATCCACTCTGGTGAGCAGGAATTAAACACAACTGCTGGAAGTTTATTCACTTTCTCCCTGCTGTTTGGATATGTGTCTGTACTCAAAACAGTTTTTATAGCCTCCTTTTCTGCAAAgccaaaagacacaaaacatggATTACCTGtctgtcaaaatcaaaatcatgaAGCAACCTGTTGAaatgcattcacacattcaaAGGCATGAGTTGACGCTAACCCTCCTCAGGTAGAATTCTGTGTAACGGCTGCAGCTCCAGGGGAGGCAGAGACTTTATCACACATGTGACATTTGGGACTCTCTTTCCTGTCAAATCTGATCTTTTCTGCTGAGCATGGACGTGCCTTTGCACAACAGTTGGAAGTGCAACACACAAAAGATGATCAAATGATAGAAATCGAATCGTACCTATACCACGACAGGCCATGTTCGGATCTGTGTTGTAGCTGTTGTGAGAGTGATTGCCCAGCAGTTCAGGCTTTTGCTTTGGCTGGCGGTAGTTGTCCCTCACATCTGTGTCAGTAGGGAGCGGCACTGTGAGCATGCTGTGCACAGGTACAAGTCTTCTTTCTGCATAATTACTGTCATCATATCCTGTCAAACAAGTTCCacaagaaaagtaaaacaagatATAGAACGAGACATTATGATAACAGTGATGGTTTGATTTAGACATGcctgaatgtcattagttcagGCATGTTCTCACATGCTTTCATATAAACAAGATTGAACCAGCAGACTTGTTCTACCTTGAGGCATACCCACGAAGTCACATCTGTAGGTGGAGCGGTACTGTGCTGTCAAGGCCTTACGGATCTCCACCTCAGATGGGGGACATTTCCAAGGGGAGCTGACATACTCAGAGCTTTGTGTAGCGTCCCTGGGCAGCCTCCACATCATGAAAGACTAGAGGAAAATAGCTTGATTTAAAGGTTACGATACACTGTGAGAGGTCAAGCATGGCATTCAActataaatgtaaaattgagGCTAACACAGCCTAAATACCAACCTGACTGGGATGCGGGTTGTTTCTCCTCTGCCCTGAGGCTGTTCCTGTGCAAAGGCATTCAGGTTTACGGGCTGGCTTCCAGCAAAAATCCTTACTGTACACAGTTGAACCAAAAGGTCCAGACTGTGAATACGAGTCTATAAATGAAGTTGACGTTGGGCACCTACATATGCATCAACATAGACatacaattacacacaaacaaacacacaaactctgcaTTCCTATTCAGAACTTTACCAGCCCATAATTAGAACTTACAGCAGGATCTCTGCAGCTGAGTTTGGCCGGTAGATGAATTGTCTTCCATGAGATGTTTCATATGGATCCCACCACTGTTTGTCCTCTACAAAAAATTTTTACTATTAGATCATAACCCTGAATTATTGATGTGAAATGTGCACCAGTCACTCCAGGCTACAGGTAATAAGCAGGGTGCATCTTTTCTTTGAATAATCTTTTTTAATCAGTTCTAACAGGACAGTAAACACACCTAACTCAAGGTTCTCACCAGACTTTCCCTCTTACACTCAAGGGTGTATGTTTCAGAAGTGGGGGgaaacaataaagtaaaaaaaaccaaacatttaaatCAGTCAAGCAAATAACAAGTTAAGCTAAAAttggttattttgttttctacactgctcaaaaaaattaaaggaacactttgaaaacacatcagatctcaatgggaaaaaaatcatgcagatatctatactgatatggactgtgtaatgtgttaggaacgaaaggatgccacatcgtttgatggaaatgaaaattatcaacctacacagggctgaattcaaagacaccccgaaaatcaaagtgaaaaaaattaTGCGGCAGGatagtccattttgctgaaattccattgcagcaactcaaaatggtactcagtactgtgtattgcccccacgtgcttgtaAGCATGTCTGACAACGTCggggcatcactgagctcctggacagtctgaggtgcaacctggcggcGTCGGATAGACCGAcacataatgtcccagaggtgttctattggattcaggtcagaAGAAcgtgggggccagtcaatggtatcaattccttcatcctccaggaactgcctgtcgtgcaccaggaggaactcaggacccactgcaccagcgtagggtctgacaatgggtccaaggatttcatcccgacacctaatggcagtcagggtgccgttgtctagcctgtagaggtctgtgcgtccctccatggatatgcctccccagaccatcactgagccaccaccaaaccggtcatgctgaacgatgttacaggcagcataacgttctccacggcttctccagaccctttcacgtctgtcacatgtgctcagggtgaacctgctctcatctgtgaaaagcacagggcgccagtggcggacctgccaattctggtgttctatggcaaatgccaagggagctccacggtgccgggcagtgagcacagagcccactagaggacgtcgggccctcaggccaccctcatgaagtctgtttctgattgtaaGAAAGTCAACCTGAAACTACAAAAGTGAGGGGGACCAAAACAGGATTTTGTGACATGAGGGGGACATGTCCCCCTATCCCATGAAAATTACACCCTTTCTTACACTCACAACAGCAGGTAGGAACCAAAATTACCCTGAGGCGAGGGGGCATGAACAGGGAAATTAAATGTGACACAATAATATTTACAATACTGTACCTCAAAATTAAAGTATAACTACAAGAGTAATTATAATAAAACGGGACTCTCTAACAGTCCAAAATAATACTGTGGAATTATTCCAactaaaaatatacagtataatgcatCACTGTCTATCATATAGCCTAATTACAACCTAAGGAGATAGACCTAGCATATTACAGTAAACCAAGATGTAatagaaatgtaagaaaataatctgatgcctgttaaatcaaatgtaaaatgtttttgcagttcAAAACGTATATTACATTTCTTAGATTAAGTTACTTTCAAGTTAGTTGACAAGTTTCTTTCAATCTTTGCATATATACTTGGTTTAACGTTACCTTTGGTTGCCATTGGTGACCACTGTTTTGGTACACTAGTGTTACAGTTGCTTTCGGTGTAATGGAAATCTTTCCATTCCCACTTCCAGAAGAAAGTTCACCTCATGGATGGCTTGCTGAAAAGTGTAACTGACAACTGTAGATCCTAAATTTGagcctgtgtgtttctctttcaggtATTAATCTGTACAGAGGCAGAGCTGATCCCAGCAGGTGTCTCTAGGTGCTGTGGTTATGGAAACGTACAACATTTGAACAGCCGCTGTGAGCTGCTCAGCAGGGGAGATGTTGCATTAAACATTCAACATTGCCAGAGATGCCTTCTTCATGTCTGTTACTGACAGGTTGAaaataactaagtacatttacgcaagtactgtacttaaatccAATTTTGATGAACTTTACTTGGGTCATTTCATTCTATGTTTTAATCTTCAACTCACAATATTTAagaaagaaatactgtactttttactgcactgcatttactgtatatgacagctatagttactggttactttgcatataaatatattttaaataacatGGAATCATCTtagtgtatgtatatgtaatgtatataaagtagttcaaattattGCACCCCATCTGCTCCTTTATTTCAGGAGACTCATCTTTTTACAATttatgatatttatatattattatatatttattattacatatatattcaaCCTAATTCACAGACAGGCTCCTACTCAACCAGACAGTGATCAAATAATCTTAATCTTTAAAtctgtaaatagaaaataaaataaaataaaattagctccacattGACCAGctacagttttaaaatgttgcctACATATTTATGCACAAATAAATATGTGTACTTGGAGTAATTTCACATAGTGGTATTACTTTTGCTTCAGTAATGGATATGTGTACTTATTCCGCACATAATTGCGCACTGTTTTCTATCACATCTTCACTTTACTTTCATGCATCTTTCCCTTCTCTTCAATAAAGGCGCTGACTGTTTATCATTCAAGTTTAGCGCCATCGCCCACAGTGAGTGTCCAATAAGATACACCAAGGAGTTGACGGCAGCCAATGTCCGACAGCCGGAGCTCAACACAAGGGATAAACACACAGGGATCCTCACCACTgccacacagaaaaaacactgcttttcgTTCCATTGTTTGAGACGTGCCGACGTTCAGCTGGCGTCTTGTAGCGTTGTAGGGGTAAGTATAATAAATGTTAACTTATTAACTTGTGTGTACTTGTGGTGAATGAAACACAGGGCTGCGGTAATGGTTAGCACAATGCACATTGGTGTTGTACATGTTTGGTTGCATGACTGAGCTGGATAGGAGGCTAACGCGGAATAAAGCgcctgctgatgtttaacacTGTCTTGCTAACTTATCTATATAGTTACCCAACGCTGACATTAGTAGTGGCCATAAATAATAACcgaaacagagaggaggataaCTCCCCCAATGACCAAGTTAACTATTACGCTCGGGTTAGCGTAACGTCCGTTTATGTGTTACCAGCTAACAGCGACGAGCTAACTCGTATAGCCTGACAATGGTGGCTGGTTGGTGTGGCCGTGTTGCTATCATGaaagctaacgctagctggAAGGTGAACGTAGGTTAATACCGCTGACCGGCGCTGAGGCTGCCCGGGTGTAGTGATGCAGGCGTGTCTTTCTCCAATATTAGCGGCACTTTGATTCAGAATTTAGATCCAATAATCTACAATATCCAGACAGGCCATCGAGATTAATATGAGGCCTGATAATAGGTTAGAAGAACGGGTGGTGTATGCTAGCAGTTTGCTAGCCATTGTTAGCAATCTAATCAGCCATTTTAATAATCGTCTCATGAAATGAGCACTCGCTAAAACTCGCTAGCCTAGCTAAAAGGCTAACGCTAAAAGCAAGATGACACAAAGCAGAAGCCGAGTCATAATGGCTAACAGCTATCGAACAATCAAAGGCGGTATAagaagctaatgctaatgtattcatatttatcCCCAAGCCGGTTAGCTACACGTTACATCAGTGGGAGGCTAATGTTACTAGATAATATAACgcactgtgctgtttttcacTCGCACTGTACTGTATCACTGTGTACAGACACTGGAAGTAAAGTGCCAGTAAACTAATGTGTAGTTCAGAGTAGGATTAAAATAAGTATCATGTTGGCCTCTGCATACAAAGAATTATCACTCACCCCAGACACCCTCCTCCCACCACCCATTTTAAACAATAGATGGAACTGACAAAGCAAGCGGCAGACAATTGACTAGGGGGATGTTCAGATACTGCCACTGCATGAGTAGACTTGGATACATTTTTCTCAcaacatacatatttttttctatctctctATTTAGCCATCCAAGATGGGAAAGGATCCGAACAAGCCGAGGGGCAAAATGTCCTCGTATGCTTACTTTGTGCAAACATGCAGAGAGGAGCATAAGAAGAAACATCCTGGTGCCTCTGTCAACTTTTCAGAGTTCTCCAAGAAATGCTCTGAGCGATGgaaggtacaaaaaaaaagctcccaatatctgaattattatttttttttttagtattattttataaatattctCTGAATCCAATATTTTCTTTCAATGAGTGTATATCTTCTAGGTTGTTtaagctgcttgtgttttcccAAAGACAATGTCACCAAAAGAGAAAGGCAAGTTTGAAGATATGGCCAAACTTGACAAGGTGCGTTATGAGAGGGAAATGAAAAATTACACTCCCCCCAAGGGCCAGAAGAAGAAGCGCTTCAAGGACCCCAACGCCCCCAAGAGACCACCGTATGTACCATAATCAACTTACTCCACACTATGTACTTTTTGACAATAAGTGCTAAGTGGATTATGATATCTTTAACAGTGACGCATTCTTTCCCCGCAGGTCTGCATTCTTCCTGTTCTGTGCAGACTTTCGCTCTAAGGTGAAAGGTGAGAATCCTGGACTCACCATTGGGGACACAGCAAAGAAGTTGGGATTGATGTGGAACAGCTCATCTTCTGAGAACAAGCAGCCATATGAGAAGAAGGCTGCCAAGCTGAAGGAGAAATATGACAAGGTCAGTAGACTAAGCTAGacttgattttgttgtttttgaggcCCAAACTTGAAAGATTTGCTTTCTACAGGATATCGTTGCCTACCGCACGAAGGGCAAAGTGGATTCAGCTTCggctgctgcagcagatgatgatgatgatgacgaggaagaagaggagggtgacgaggaggacgaagatgatgatgaggatgatgagtaGATTGCATAGGGATGGGAcctgatgttttgtttatgcCATATAACCCTAATATACTTAATTCACCATCTTGAAACAGAAGTGAGATTGAACAAGAACATGtgtatatttaatgtttttaagaTGTACAGTGttattctcctttttttgtAAAGTTAACACTACATATCTTAAGTTTGGGATTTTCTAGTGGTAGTTCTTTATCCCTGCCATATTGTGTAACAAGTTAGGAGGACTACAAATCAGTATGAAAGTAACTAGTCTTTAGGTgttaaaaactcaaaaatgaGATTTCTGAGTCAGTagtgtatttttctttactttgaaaaatatttttttatgtgatgtcccaatgtctttttattgttctttgAATACCACTCTAATATCAAATGCAGCTGTCGACATTCAAGAATGTCTTCAATAAaggtcgttttttttttttacaaggtttgttttttcccttcgTCTAATTTTAGTTATCGCAACATCTCCAAGGCAACCAGTCAGTTATCAAAGACCCAAAATGTAGAACATGTAGCCTATCAAGTACACACATGAATAATTGAAAGCTAATTAAAAGGGGTTTGaggctttcatttaaaaagtaaagatgATGGCAGCAGAAGTGAATAAGTGCAAGATAATGCGACagctctttgtttctgctgtcaaaTTATACTAAAACAACATAGCTGAAAATTGCTATTTTAAACTCAAATGGTATCAACATAATCTTTATTAACAGTTTCTGATGAATTATAAATGGAGAGAAACTGCCTCTGGATAAACAATATACAGTTAGATTCAGGAAAATGTTTGGCCAGCAGAACAGGAAGTTGCCAACAGCAAATAATATGAACAGTCGAACACGTCttggttttatttgaaactAAACTTATGAATTGGTTCTAAAAACACAGTCTAAGGGCTGTGAATTGGAAGGAGTTAATGAATCAGTGTTTTGCAGGATTATTGCGTTTACCTGGAAATAAGAGTGTTAGTGTGTTTGCCTGATTTGTTTCATCTTGTGCTAGACTTCAACAATTCATTTCCGAACTGCCTTGAAAAGTGAGTGTAATCCCTGGTTGATTATTGTGTAATTTGAGCAACCTAAACCCAGAAGGTGGCGCCATGATGAAGTAAATTGGACAGCAAGTGCAGTTAAAAGTTTAGACCATAGTAAGTTAGTTATTGTGTCGTGCACAACCCACATGGACTTAATAAGACACCAAAAAATATTGTTGCAGTGgtgaaacatttgtcagacatGAACATAATTTCATACATCACATTGCAAAGAAATAACTTCGACCTCTGTCCCATGTTCAACAAATCAAATCAGCCAGACATGAGGTTCCCTTCCTAAAACACAGCTCAAGTTTCTTATAATGATTCATCCAGAAGAGCTCATCAGAGGCACACTACCAACAAGACAAATAGTCTTCTAGTAGTGTTTTTTGTGATGAATACTAACTGTTAGTTGAGTTGTACaggccacatacacacactcaccaaaGAGTCCAGAGAAAAGTAccttttgtgtgttgtgtgtgcacttCCCCAGTGAGTCCATGCAGGGACCTTTTGTGATCCTTTGCTGGGATAGAGTTCCCTCTGTGTGTAATTGGAGACAGTCTCACAGTCACGGTGGCCTCCCAGTCACTTATAGGGGGTTCACATGTCCATTTATCAAACTTTTCTCAGCAGCATTGCCCTTTGCCATACAAAGAACTGTCCTCCTCTCAAAAGTGTTTGCAAATATGAATGAAGCCACAGTGGTCTCCTTTCAGTGGGTgtaacacaaaaacagactttcATCCTCAGAGTTCCTGCATGTAGTTAACATTAGGATTACAACTTGTTTTTATTAGGGAAGAAGCAGAAACGATGGCGGTCCTGTTCCCCTGTGTACCAGTTACATTAGGTGTTACAGTAACAATGATTAAGTGAAGCATACATGTAATCACACAAGAGGTAGTTATTTAATTTTGAATATGAAAGAGAAACTTATTAGAATATTCTGGCAATGCTAGTCTCTACAGTAATAACCCAGATTTGAGTTATGTTGCTACATTAACCATCTGTTCATCTAAATTCAGTTTTAACAGTCTGTGCTACAGTGTCATGTCAGCTCTCTTTTGAAACCAATGTTTCAGAGcggcagttttttttttcttttctctcgtTTCACCCATTGAATGTACGCCTTGCGGTCTCTGAATGAATCCCGTAAATGACATGCAGCAAGAAAGGCTCCCTCTAGGCCACCTTACTGGAGGCAACTGTTCAAAGAGTCCATTTCATCTCTACATTGAGGAACCTCAATGGCGAAATCCATGGAGGGAATATAAAACAGCCTGATTCAGCAAAACATAGTGGATTGTATTattagtcttttcttttttaatcccCAGAATTTGGGTTCATTTTTATAAAGGAAGCAAGGTCATGTGGACTAATTAATTTAAGGATTATGaggcatgttttcttttgaaatatatagaaaaacaacaaactttcaATCTGCTGCATTTTGGAGCCCCAaaagaacttttttttccactgaggGATTTGCATAGAGTGATGTCAAAGGGGCGTGTCAGTCAGGATTACAGGCTGAGAAGATTGAGTAATCACTATGGATACAGCTTTTATAGTTTTCCATTTGTTGGTCTTGGGTGGAGGTAATGCTGTGCAGGACTTCCAGGACTTCACTTTTTACCGCcatatcttttttgttttgcttattcTTGATTTTGCGATCATGACCAACTAAGAGGCACTTAAGAAGTAATCTTTATAATGGACTCTACTGGACAATGGAGAAAATATACAATTTTATTGTTAAATTTTATGGTAAGTTGGCCTCTTAGCTCGCGTGATGCAGCAGTGAGAACAGGTTTTTGAAGTAACTGATCAACGTCTCAATCAGCGTTTAAATCTTAATCATTTATTAGATTTATATGATTACagtgcatttaaatgtgtgGAATAAGTacaggctgtgaaaacaaatctccctGTAGGATAATAAGAACTGTAATTTAAAATCCTTCAAAAGTTTATGCATGAATCACTTTAACAAGATAAGagtaatttctttcttttttctatgGTTCCTTAGGTGTTTAATACTACGTCCTCTTATGAACCTTCATCTGGAAATACAGTGAATGTGAGCAGTGAGAGGCAGTTTGCAGATATCGTCTTAGGGCAGCATACGCTTCCCTCCTGGTATTATACATCTATTGAAGCTGTGCCCAAGCATGGCACCGTCAGCTTATACTCTCAGAACAGATGGCGAACACAGATGGCTTTCTCCAAAACGGTTTATTCATTTGAAGTGAAAGAAGACACAGTACCAGGTTAGTCATCTGTGCAGCGAGGCCTTTCCCCGTGTTAATTAGGCTCTAATgcataataaacatttttttgagtATTACATGATagtttatgaaatgttattatttaacttGTGATTCTAGATATATACTATCCTCACTTCTAATATTTAGGATAGTTCAGGTCTGTTTTTGACAATAATGTTGCCAAATGTTGTGCCAGTGATGATGCATTATCCATGTGTTGACAGGAACAGTTGTGGGAAAGGTGGAAACAGTGTTTGAGAGTCTCACGCCTATCACATACTCAGTGCAGGAGGATGACGGAGAGAACCTGTTCCTCCTCAGCCCCCTCTCAGGGGAGTTCCTATTATCCCGCAGCCTGGATTTCGA
Protein-coding sequences here:
- the tex26 gene encoding testis-expressed protein 26, whose translation is MSALEDKQWWDPYETSHGRQFIYRPNSAAEILLCPTSTSFIDSYSQSGPFGSTVYSKDFCWKPARKPECLCTGTASGQRRNNPHPSQSFMMWRLPRDATQSSEYVSSPWKCPPSEVEIRKALTAQYRSTYRCDFVGMPQGYDDSNYAERRLVPVHSMLTVPLPTDTDVRDNYRQPKQKPELLGNHSHNSYNTDPNMACRGIGTIRFLSFDHLLCVALPTVVQRHVHAQQKRSDLTGKRVPNVTCVIKSLPPLELQPLHRILPEEEKEAIKTVLSTDTYPNSREKVNKLPAVVFNSCSPEWISSWPGPH
- the hmgb1b gene encoding high mobility group protein B1b, which encodes MGKDPNKPRGKMSSYAYFVQTCREEHKKKHPGASVNFSEFSKKCSERWKTMSPKEKGKFEDMAKLDKVRYEREMKNYTPPKGQKKKRFKDPNAPKRPPSAFFLFCADFRSKVKGENPGLTIGDTAKKLGLMWNSSSSENKQPYEKKAAKLKEKYDKDIVAYRTKGKVDSASAAAADDDDDDEEEEEGDEEDEDDDEDDE